The stretch of DNA CCGACGACGAGCTGGCCGCCGCCGTGGCCGAGGCCAACGAGGCCTTGCCTGATTATGCCCAGGTCCATCACTGGTCCCGGCTGGATCAACCCTTCACCTTTGCCAATGGCCTGCTGACCGCCAATGGCCGACCGCGCCGCGACGCCATTGTCGAGCGTTACCGGGCGCAACTGACTGAACCCGTACTTTCCGAGGAATCCGCACCATGAGTTTTTTTGACCGGCTGCAAGAAGCTACCCAGCAGGAACGCAACGAGCTGTTCAACCTGCCGATCATTCTCGATGCCCTGCAGGGCCGGGTCAGCCTGGAAAGCTACCGGGCCTTCCTGGCGCAAGCCTATTACCACGTGCGTCACACCGTGCCCTTGATGATGGCCTGCGGCGCGCGCCTGCCGCTGCGCCTGGAGTGGTTGCGCAAAGCGGTGTGCGAGTACATCGAGGATGAGTATGGCCATGAGCAATGGGTGCTCGATGACATTGAAGCCTGCGGCGGCGACAGGGATGAGGTGCGCAACGGTCGTCCCTCGTTGCCAATCGAGTTGATGGTCAGTTTTCTCTACGATCTGATCGCCCGGGACAATCCGGTGGGGCTGTTCGGCATGGTCAATGTGCTCGAGGGCACCAGCATTGCCCTGGCCACCCATGCCGCTGGCAGCATTCGCCAACGCCTGGGCTTGCCGGAAAGCGCTTTCAGCTACCTCAGCTCCCATGGTTCGCTGGATATCGAGCATATGCAGACCTACCGCCGGCTGATGAATACCCTCGACGATCCGGCCGACCAGGCTGCGGTCGTCCATGCCTCCAGGGTGGTGTACAGGCTTTACACCGACATGTTCCGCGGCTTGCCCCGCGGCGGGGAGAACCTGCATGCGCCTGTCTGACGCTCGCGTAGTGCTGACCGGGGCCAGCGGCGGC from Pseudomonas chlororaphis subsp. chlororaphis encodes:
- a CDS encoding TenA family transcriptional regulator; protein product: MSFFDRLQEATQQERNELFNLPIILDALQGRVSLESYRAFLAQAYYHVRHTVPLMMACGARLPLRLEWLRKAVCEYIEDEYGHEQWVLDDIEACGGDRDEVRNGRPSLPIELMVSFLYDLIARDNPVGLFGMVNVLEGTSIALATHAAGSIRQRLGLPESAFSYLSSHGSLDIEHMQTYRRLMNTLDDPADQAAVVHASRVVYRLYTDMFRGLPRGGENLHAPV